The Burkholderia ambifaria AMMD genome includes a region encoding these proteins:
- a CDS encoding MFS transporter — MANTVNAAGRLDRLPVSRFHWKILGLIAGGAFLDAFDIYLANGSVASMVKDGFTDLRHGAMFVSSTFVGMMIGAFVAGYVGDRLGRRYSYQLNLAVFGLASIAACFAPDIEWLIVLRFIMGIGLGAELVVAAGTLAEFVPPDTRGKWVSLLAIITNSGLFAALAAGYWIIPHLGWRYMFALAGIGALVVWFMRKRMPESPRWLESVGRLDEAEATLAAIEQEVSQQVGALPPVRRTIDLHVGKVPLGVLFSKGMRGRMAVAALTAIGVNVGLYGFIAWLPTFFVTQGLSVVKSLGFVFLMSIGSPVGGLIGYLIADRIGRARGIVIASILSIALGWLYVSLRDTTAIILVGFCLVSAIYTITTLGLFGYIPELFPTEVRLRGTGVAGMCGRMSSIGTPALALALYQAFGVSGVIAMVSATLGVLCVAIGLLRVETGRQALEEVAPGTSDADGAAVAPRVTQV; from the coding sequence ATGGCGAACACCGTCAATGCCGCCGGCCGGCTCGACCGGCTGCCCGTTTCAAGGTTCCACTGGAAGATACTTGGATTGATCGCCGGCGGCGCGTTCCTCGACGCATTCGACATCTATCTCGCCAACGGCTCGGTCGCGTCGATGGTCAAGGACGGCTTCACCGATCTGCGCCATGGCGCGATGTTCGTGTCGTCGACGTTCGTCGGGATGATGATCGGCGCGTTCGTCGCGGGGTATGTCGGTGACCGGCTCGGGCGGCGGTATTCGTATCAGCTCAATCTCGCGGTGTTCGGGCTCGCGTCGATCGCCGCGTGTTTTGCGCCCGACATCGAATGGTTGATCGTGCTGCGGTTCATCATGGGGATCGGGCTCGGCGCGGAACTGGTCGTTGCAGCCGGGACGCTCGCCGAGTTCGTGCCGCCCGACACGCGCGGGAAGTGGGTGTCGCTGCTGGCGATCATTACCAACAGTGGGCTCTTCGCCGCGCTGGCCGCGGGGTACTGGATCATTCCGCATCTCGGCTGGCGCTATATGTTCGCGCTGGCCGGTATCGGTGCGCTGGTCGTGTGGTTCATGCGCAAGCGGATGCCGGAATCGCCGCGCTGGCTCGAATCCGTCGGGCGGCTCGACGAGGCGGAGGCGACGCTTGCTGCGATCGAGCAGGAGGTGAGCCAGCAGGTCGGCGCGCTGCCGCCGGTGCGGCGCACCATTGATCTGCATGTCGGGAAGGTGCCGCTCGGCGTGCTGTTTTCGAAGGGGATGCGTGGGCGGATGGCGGTTGCCGCGTTGACCGCGATCGGCGTGAACGTCGGGCTCTATGGCTTCATTGCATGGCTGCCAACGTTTTTCGTCACGCAGGGGTTGTCGGTCGTCAAGTCGCTCGGGTTCGTGTTCCTGATGTCGATCGGGTCGCCGGTCGGCGGGTTGATCGGGTATCTGATCGCGGACCGGATCGGCCGTGCGCGGGGAATCGTGATCGCTTCGATTCTCAGCATCGCGCTCGGCTGGCTGTATGTGTCGCTGCGCGATACCACGGCGATCATTCTGGTCGGGTTCTGTCTCGTCAGTGCGATCTATACGATCACGACGCTCGGGCTGTTTGGGTATATCCCGGAGCTGTTTCCGACCGAGGTGCGGCTGCGTGGCACGGGCGTCGCGGGGATGTGCGGGCGGATGTCGTCGATCGGGACGCCCGCGCTGGCACTCGCGCTCTATCAGGCGTTCGGCGTGTCGGGCGTGATCGCGATGGTCAGCGCGACACTCGGCGTGCTGTGCGTCGCGATCGGGTTGCTGCGGGTCGAAACGGGGCGGCAAGCGCTGGAGGAAGTCGCACCGGGGACGAGCGACGCGGATGGCGCGGCGGTCGCGCCGCGGGTGACCCAAGTTTGA
- a CDS encoding CaiB/BaiF CoA transferase family protein: protein MRPLEGIKVVTFEHAIAAPFCTRQLADLGARVIKIERPGVGDFARGYDERVSGLASHFVWTNRSKESITLDVKQPAALDVVHKLLADADVFVQNLAPGATQRLGLDYDALRARYPRLIVCDISGYGLDGPFRDKKAYDLLIQSESGFLSITGSDGEPAKAGCSIADIAAGMYAYSNILAALIARGRTGGGRHIDVSMLESMVEWMSYPLYYAIDGQPPPRQAGASHATIFPYGPFKAGDGHTVMLGLQNEREWKSFCETVLRMPELAADARFGSNSRRVANRDELASVIVRAFSTLTAADVIDRLEQAGIANARMNDMHGVWTHEQLAARHRWTRVDTPAGEIPALLPPGIAPSDEPRMDPVPALGQHTDAVLRELGYADEQIHALHASGAV, encoded by the coding sequence ATGCGTCCACTCGAAGGCATCAAGGTCGTCACGTTCGAGCATGCGATCGCCGCGCCGTTCTGCACGCGTCAGCTCGCGGATCTCGGCGCGCGCGTGATCAAGATCGAACGGCCGGGCGTCGGCGATTTCGCGCGAGGCTACGACGAACGCGTGTCGGGACTCGCGTCGCACTTCGTGTGGACCAACCGCTCGAAGGAAAGCATCACGCTCGACGTCAAGCAGCCCGCGGCGCTCGACGTCGTGCACAAGCTGCTCGCGGATGCCGACGTGTTCGTGCAGAACCTCGCCCCCGGCGCGACGCAACGCCTGGGGCTCGACTACGACGCGCTGCGCGCGCGCTATCCGCGGCTGATCGTCTGCGACATCTCCGGCTACGGGCTCGACGGGCCGTTTCGCGACAAGAAGGCATACGACCTGCTGATCCAGAGTGAATCCGGATTCCTGAGCATTACCGGCTCCGACGGCGAGCCGGCCAAGGCCGGCTGCTCGATCGCCGATATCGCGGCGGGCATGTATGCGTATTCGAACATCCTCGCCGCGCTGATCGCGCGCGGCCGCACCGGAGGCGGCCGGCACATCGACGTGTCGATGCTCGAAAGCATGGTCGAGTGGATGAGCTATCCGCTCTACTACGCGATCGACGGCCAGCCGCCGCCGCGGCAAGCCGGCGCGTCGCACGCGACGATCTTTCCGTACGGTCCGTTCAAGGCCGGCGACGGCCACACCGTGATGCTGGGCCTGCAGAACGAGCGCGAATGGAAAAGCTTCTGCGAGACCGTGCTTCGCATGCCCGAGCTCGCGGCCGACGCGCGCTTCGGGTCGAACAGCCGCCGCGTCGCGAACCGCGACGAGCTGGCATCCGTCATCGTCCGCGCATTCTCGACGCTGACGGCCGCCGACGTGATCGACCGGCTCGAGCAGGCCGGCATCGCGAACGCGCGGATGAACGACATGCACGGCGTGTGGACGCATGAGCAGCTCGCCGCCCGGCACCGCTGGACGCGGGTCGACACGCCCGCCGGCGAGATCCCCGCGCTGCTGCCGCCCGGCATCGCACCGAGCGACGAGCCGCGCATGGATCCCGTGCCGGCGCTCGGACAGCATACCGACGCCGTGCTACGCGAGCTCGGCTATGCCGATGAACAGATTCACGCGTTGCATGCGTCCGGCGCTGTCTGA
- a CDS encoding acyl-CoA dehydrogenase family protein, producing the protein MNPTDAYQDIREAVRDLCGEFPADYFRGIDEARGYPEAFVDALTKAGWLAALIPQEYGGSGLGLTEASVIMEEINRAGGNSGACHGQMYNMGTLLRHGSAEQKQRYLPKIASGELRLQSMGVTEPTTGTDTTKIKTTAVRKGDRYVINGQKVWISRVQHSDLMVLLARTTPLSDVQKKSEGMSIFIVDLHHAIGNGMTVRPIPNMVNHETNELFFDNLEIPAENLIGDEGQGFRYILDGLNAERTLIAAECIGDGYWFVDKVSQYVKDRVVFGRPIGQNQGVQFPIARAFVNVEAASLMRFEAARRFDAHEPCGAQANMAKLLAADASWEAANACLQFHGGFGFACEYDVERKFRETRLYQVAPISTNLILSYVAEHILGLPRSF; encoded by the coding sequence ATGAACCCTACCGACGCGTACCAAGACATTCGCGAAGCCGTTCGCGACCTGTGCGGCGAGTTTCCCGCCGACTATTTCCGCGGGATCGATGAAGCGCGCGGCTATCCCGAAGCGTTCGTCGACGCGCTGACGAAAGCCGGCTGGCTCGCCGCGCTGATTCCGCAGGAATACGGCGGCTCCGGCCTTGGGCTGACCGAGGCGTCGGTGATCATGGAGGAAATCAATCGCGCGGGCGGCAACTCCGGCGCGTGCCACGGCCAGATGTACAACATGGGCACGCTGCTGCGCCACGGCTCGGCCGAACAGAAGCAGCGCTATCTGCCGAAGATCGCGAGCGGCGAGCTGCGCCTGCAGTCGATGGGCGTGACCGAGCCGACCACCGGCACCGACACGACCAAGATCAAGACGACCGCCGTGCGCAAGGGCGACCGCTACGTGATCAACGGCCAGAAGGTGTGGATCTCGCGCGTGCAGCACTCCGACCTGATGGTCCTGCTCGCGCGCACGACGCCGCTGTCGGACGTGCAGAAGAAGTCGGAGGGGATGTCGATCTTCATCGTCGATCTGCATCACGCGATCGGCAACGGGATGACCGTGCGCCCGATTCCGAACATGGTCAACCACGAGACGAACGAGCTGTTCTTCGACAACCTTGAAATCCCCGCCGAGAACCTGATCGGCGACGAAGGCCAGGGCTTCCGGTACATCCTCGACGGACTCAACGCCGAACGCACGCTGATCGCCGCCGAATGCATCGGCGACGGCTACTGGTTCGTCGACAAGGTGTCGCAGTACGTGAAGGATCGCGTCGTGTTCGGCCGCCCGATCGGCCAGAACCAGGGCGTGCAGTTTCCGATCGCCCGCGCGTTCGTCAACGTCGAGGCCGCGAGCCTGATGCGCTTCGAGGCCGCGCGCCGGTTCGACGCGCACGAACCGTGCGGCGCGCAGGCGAACATGGCGAAGCTGCTCGCGGCCGACGCGTCGTGGGAAGCCGCGAACGCGTGCCTGCAGTTCCATGGCGGCTTCGGCTTCGCGTGCGAATACGACGTCGAGCGCAAGTTCCGCGAAACGCGCCTGTACCAGGTCGCGCCGATCTCGACGAACCTGATCCTGTCGTATGTCGCGGAGCACATCCTCGGCCTGCCGCGGTCGTTCTGA
- a CDS encoding FAS1-like dehydratase domain-containing protein translates to MNASRSNASDDVRQVTTDLISAERAVALAATLDHPIVPAAGDALPPAWHWLYFWSIAPQAELGPDGHPRKGGFLPDLGLPRRMWAGGRLTFERPLPIGAIATRTSRVLSVERKEGRSGTLGFVTVEHVIEAAGEVAIRDEHDIVYRGAAAPGTVAPPPKAAPEHAQWRRDITPDEVMLFRYSALTFNGHRIHYDRTYVRDVEGYPDLVVHGPLISTLLLDLVTRSLPGATISEYAYRAVRPTFLGHPFSVCGRLADDGKTVELWANDHDGWLTMSASATLA, encoded by the coding sequence GTGAATGCTTCCCGGTCGAATGCCAGTGACGATGTCCGGCAAGTCACGACGGACCTCATCAGCGCCGAACGTGCAGTCGCACTCGCGGCCACGCTCGACCACCCGATCGTTCCCGCCGCCGGCGATGCGTTGCCGCCCGCGTGGCACTGGCTGTATTTCTGGTCGATCGCGCCGCAGGCCGAGCTCGGCCCCGACGGCCATCCGCGCAAGGGCGGCTTCCTGCCGGACCTCGGGCTGCCGCGCCGCATGTGGGCCGGCGGCCGGCTGACGTTCGAACGGCCGCTGCCGATCGGCGCGATCGCAACGCGCACGTCGCGCGTGCTGTCGGTCGAGCGCAAGGAAGGCCGCAGCGGCACGCTCGGCTTCGTGACCGTCGAGCACGTGATCGAAGCCGCGGGCGAAGTCGCGATCCGCGATGAACACGACATCGTCTATCGCGGCGCGGCGGCGCCCGGCACCGTCGCGCCCCCGCCGAAGGCCGCGCCCGAGCATGCGCAATGGCGGCGCGACATCACGCCGGACGAAGTGATGCTGTTCCGCTATTCCGCGCTGACCTTCAACGGCCATCGCATTCATTACGACCGCACCTACGTGCGCGACGTCGAAGGCTATCCGGACCTCGTCGTGCACGGCCCGCTGATCTCGACGCTGCTGCTCGACCTCGTCACGCGCTCGCTGCCCGGCGCGACGATCAGCGAATACGCGTATCGCGCGGTGCGGCCGACCTTTCTCGGCCACCCCTTCAGCGTGTGCGGCCGCCTCGCCGACGACGGCAAGACCGTCGAACTCTGGGCGAACGACCACGACGGCTGGCTGACCATGTCCGCGAGCGCGACCCTCGCCTGA